Proteins found in one Streptomyces sp. CB09001 genomic segment:
- a CDS encoding NADP-dependent oxidoreductase — protein sequence MNTMRAIGQDVLGGPEVLKEVRPERPEPRPNEVLVRVRAAGVNPTDWKHRATGGFLGEPPFVLGWDVSGVVESVGIGVAAFRPGDEVFGMLSYPFGHGSHAEYVTAPARTFTPKPSGIDHVQAGALPLVSLTAWQALVERADVRPGQRVLVHAAAGGVGHVAVQIAKARGAHVIGTASAGKHEFLRSLGADETVDYRETDFAESVKDVDVVLDTIGGDTSLRSLRVLRPGGVVVSILPVGPDDFYEEADRLGVRAVRMLVDADRAGMEEIARLVESGKLHATIAQTFPLAEAARAHALGETGRTTGKLVLEVG from the coding sequence ATGAACACCATGCGCGCCATCGGCCAGGACGTCCTCGGCGGTCCCGAGGTCCTGAAGGAGGTACGACCCGAGCGCCCCGAGCCGCGCCCGAACGAGGTGCTGGTGCGGGTGCGTGCCGCCGGGGTGAACCCGACCGACTGGAAGCACCGGGCGACCGGCGGCTTCCTCGGCGAGCCGCCCTTCGTACTGGGCTGGGACGTGTCGGGCGTCGTGGAGTCGGTGGGCATCGGCGTCGCCGCGTTCCGTCCCGGTGACGAGGTCTTCGGCATGCTGTCCTACCCCTTCGGCCACGGTTCGCACGCGGAGTACGTCACCGCTCCCGCGCGCACCTTCACGCCCAAGCCGTCCGGGATCGACCACGTCCAGGCGGGCGCCCTGCCGCTGGTCTCGCTGACGGCGTGGCAGGCCCTGGTGGAGCGCGCGGACGTGCGGCCGGGGCAGCGGGTGCTCGTCCACGCGGCAGCCGGCGGTGTGGGCCATGTGGCGGTGCAGATCGCCAAGGCACGGGGCGCCCATGTGATCGGCACGGCCAGTGCGGGCAAGCACGAGTTCCTGCGCTCCCTCGGGGCGGACGAGACCGTGGACTACCGGGAGACGGATTTCGCCGAGTCCGTGAAGGACGTCGACGTCGTCCTGGACACGATCGGCGGCGACACGTCACTGCGGTCCCTGCGGGTGCTGCGTCCGGGCGGGGTGGTGGTCTCGATCCTGCCGGTCGGGCCGGACGACTTCTACGAGGAGGCCGACCGGCTCGGAGTGCGGGCGGTGCGGATGCTGGTCGACGCCGACCGGGCCGGTATGGAGGAGATCGCCCGCCTGGTCGAGTCGGGGAAGCTGCACGCCACGATCGCACAGACGTTCCCGCTGGCCGAGGCGGCGCGGGCGCACGCACTGGGCGAGACCGGCCGCACCACGGGCAAGCTCGTCCTCGAGGTCGGCTGA
- a CDS encoding anti-sigma factor antagonist: MRQESASPTRHLRVRHHRGHTVLEFRGEIDIASAAEIAPYLDRETGRPGARVVLDLGGIEFFDCSGLRLLYRARGQVLDGGGQVHLVCTHALTLRMLRITGLARLLPPWPTLDEALGVSRPAGRRTGH; this comes from the coding sequence GTGCGGCAGGAATCCGCGTCGCCCACCCGGCACCTACGTGTGCGCCACCACCGGGGACACACGGTGCTGGAGTTCCGGGGCGAGATCGACATCGCCTCGGCGGCGGAGATCGCCCCGTACCTGGACCGGGAGACGGGCCGTCCCGGTGCCCGGGTCGTCCTGGACCTCGGCGGCATCGAGTTCTTCGACTGCTCCGGGCTGCGCCTGCTGTACCGGGCCCGTGGCCAGGTGCTCGACGGGGGCGGGCAGGTGCACCTGGTGTGCACCCACGCGCTGACCCTGCGCATGCTGCGGATCACCGGCCTGGCCCGGCTGCTGCCCCCGTGGCCGACCCTGGACGAGGCCCTCGGCGTCAGCCGCCCGGCCGGGCGTCGAACAGGGCACTGA
- a CDS encoding ribose-phosphate pyrophosphokinase, with amino-acid sequence MRDIAVFSGSAHPELAEEVCAQLGVPLSPTRVSRFANDCLEVQLMANCRERDVFLVQPLVTPVQEHLVELLMMCDAARGASAGRITVVMPHYSYARSDKKDAPRISLGGRLVADLLVAAGASRVLAMTLHSPQVHGFFSVPVDHLHALRELAAHFRQYDLSRATVVSPDLGNAKEAAAFARMLGAQVAAGAKQRYADDRVSISSVIGDVAGRDVIVLDDEIAKGSTVLELLDRLRESGPRTIRLACTHGLFAAGALGRLSEQPDVLEIVCTNTVPVPADDHTDKLRILSIAPALAEAVRRIHNGESVSALFDARPGG; translated from the coding sequence GTGCGAGACATCGCCGTGTTCAGCGGTAGTGCCCACCCCGAGCTGGCCGAGGAGGTGTGCGCCCAGCTGGGCGTGCCGCTCAGCCCCACCCGGGTCAGCCGGTTCGCCAACGACTGCCTGGAAGTGCAGCTGATGGCCAACTGCCGCGAGCGGGACGTGTTCCTCGTCCAGCCGCTGGTCACACCGGTCCAGGAACACCTCGTCGAGCTGCTGATGATGTGCGACGCGGCCCGCGGAGCGTCGGCCGGCCGCATCACCGTGGTCATGCCGCACTACTCCTACGCCCGCTCCGACAAGAAGGACGCCCCGCGCATCTCGCTGGGCGGGCGCCTGGTGGCCGACCTGCTGGTGGCCGCGGGGGCGAGCAGGGTCCTGGCCATGACCCTGCACTCGCCCCAGGTGCACGGCTTCTTCTCCGTGCCGGTCGACCACCTGCACGCGCTGCGGGAACTCGCGGCGCACTTCCGGCAGTACGACCTCTCCCGCGCGACCGTCGTCTCGCCGGACCTGGGCAACGCCAAGGAGGCCGCCGCGTTCGCCCGGATGCTCGGCGCCCAGGTGGCGGCCGGGGCGAAGCAGCGGTACGCCGACGACCGGGTCAGCATCAGCTCGGTGATCGGGGACGTCGCGGGACGGGATGTCATCGTGCTCGACGACGAGATCGCCAAGGGCAGTACGGTTCTGGAACTCCTCGACCGGCTCCGGGAGTCGGGCCCGCGCACCATCCGCCTCGCCTGCACGCACGGGCTGTTCGCGGCCGGTGCGCTGGGGCGTCTCAGCGAGCAGCCGGACGTGCTGGAGATCGTGTGCACCAACACCGTGCCGGTGCCGGCGGACGACCACACGGACAAGCTGCGGATCCTGTCCATCGCCCCGGCGCTCGCCGAGGCGGTGCGCCGCATCCACAACGGCGAGTCGGTCAGTGCCCTGTTCGACGCCCGGCCGGGCGGCTGA
- the otr(A) gene encoding tetracycline resistance ribosomal protection protein Otr(A) codes for MRTLNIGILAHVDAGKTSLTERLLFDHGAVDRLGSVDTGDTVTDDGGIERRRGITIRSAVAAFTVGDTRVNLIDTPGHSDFVAEVERALEVLDGAVLLLSAVEGVQARTRVLMRTLRRLRLPTLVFVNKIDRAGARTDGLLGDVRRLLTPHVTPLTEVTDAGTPRARVTRRPPDVRTAEALAEVDPEILAALVDGPEPTAAGLAAALAARTADGSFHPLYHGSALGGEGVAELVEGLVGLVPAATPDASGGTEPRGTVFAVRPGPAGEHTAHLRLYGGEVHPRRRLTFLRRESDGRTTEVSGRVTRLDVVGGDATLTAGNIAALTVTCGLRVGDRLGELTDRTPQFAPPTLQTLVRARHPEQAAPLRSALLVLADQDPLLHARPAASGATALLLYGEVQMEVLGATLAEEFGIEAEFTPGRVRLLERPAGTGEAAEEMPWLDHTRYFATIGLRVEPGPRGTGGAFGYETELGALPRAFHRAVEETVHATLRSGLTGAAVTDYRVTLVRSGFSSVFSTAADFRGLTALVLRRALARAGTVLYEPYQAFEAEVPADTLAAVTALLASLGADFTGTAGGDPAWIVTGELPARRVREAELRLPGLTRGEAVWSSRPCVDRPLKPGNGGPGKGVGGHPGE; via the coding sequence ATGCGCACCCTGAACATCGGCATCCTGGCCCACGTCGACGCCGGTAAGACCAGCCTCACCGAACGGCTCCTGTTCGACCACGGCGCCGTCGACCGGCTCGGCAGCGTCGACACCGGCGACACCGTCACCGACGACGGCGGCATCGAGCGCCGCCGCGGCATCACCATCCGCTCCGCCGTCGCCGCCTTCACCGTGGGCGACACACGCGTCAACCTGATCGACACCCCGGGACACTCCGACTTCGTCGCGGAGGTCGAGCGGGCCCTGGAGGTGCTCGACGGCGCGGTGCTGCTGCTGTCCGCCGTCGAGGGCGTCCAGGCGCGGACCCGCGTCCTGATGCGTACCCTGCGGCGACTGCGGCTGCCCACGCTCGTGTTCGTCAACAAGATCGACCGGGCCGGCGCGCGTACCGACGGCCTGCTCGGCGACGTCCGGCGCCTGCTGACGCCGCACGTCACGCCGCTGACCGAGGTGACGGACGCCGGTACCCCGCGCGCCCGGGTCACCCGCCGCCCGCCCGACGTGCGGACCGCGGAGGCGCTCGCCGAGGTCGACCCGGAGATCCTGGCCGCGCTGGTCGACGGCCCCGAGCCGACGGCGGCGGGCCTCGCCGCGGCCCTCGCCGCCCGTACCGCCGACGGCTCGTTCCACCCGCTGTACCACGGCTCCGCGCTCGGCGGCGAGGGCGTCGCGGAGCTGGTCGAGGGACTGGTCGGCCTGGTCCCGGCCGCCACGCCGGACGCGTCCGGCGGCACGGAACCGCGCGGCACGGTCTTCGCCGTACGCCCCGGACCCGCCGGCGAGCACACCGCGCACCTCAGGCTGTACGGCGGCGAGGTGCACCCGCGCCGTCGGCTCACCTTCCTGCGGCGCGAGTCCGACGGGCGGACCACCGAGGTCTCCGGCCGGGTGACCCGCCTCGACGTCGTCGGCGGCGACGCCACGCTCACCGCCGGGAACATCGCCGCGCTCACCGTCACCTGCGGCCTGCGCGTCGGCGACCGGCTCGGTGAACTGACCGACCGCACACCGCAGTTCGCGCCCCCCACCCTGCAGACGCTGGTCCGGGCCCGGCACCCGGAGCAGGCGGCACCGCTGCGCTCCGCCCTGCTGGTACTGGCCGACCAGGACCCGCTGCTGCACGCCCGGCCGGCGGCGTCCGGCGCCACCGCACTGCTGCTGTACGGCGAGGTCCAGATGGAGGTGCTCGGGGCGACACTGGCCGAGGAGTTCGGGATCGAGGCGGAGTTCACGCCGGGCCGCGTCCGGCTCCTGGAGCGCCCGGCGGGTACCGGTGAGGCCGCGGAGGAGATGCCGTGGCTCGACCACACCCGGTACTTCGCGACGATCGGGCTGCGCGTCGAACCGGGGCCGCGCGGCACCGGCGGGGCCTTCGGGTACGAGACGGAACTCGGCGCGCTCCCCCGGGCCTTCCACCGGGCCGTCGAGGAGACCGTCCACGCCACGCTGCGGTCCGGGCTCACCGGGGCCGCGGTGACCGACTACCGGGTCACGCTGGTCCGCTCCGGCTTCAGCTCGGTGTTCAGCACGGCCGCCGACTTTCGGGGGCTGACAGCGCTCGTGCTGCGCCGTGCTCTGGCCCGGGCCGGGACCGTGCTCTACGAGCCGTACCAGGCCTTCGAGGCGGAGGTCCCGGCGGACACGCTGGCCGCCGTGACGGCCCTGCTGGCCTCGCTGGGCGCGGACTTCACCGGTACGGCGGGGGGCGACCCGGCCTGGATCGTCACCGGCGAGCTGCCGGCCCGGCGGGTGCGGGAGGCCGAGCTGCGGCTGCCGGGACTGACGCGGGGGGAGGCGGTCTGGTCCTCGCGCCCCTGCGTGGACCGTCCGCTGAAGCCGGGAAACGGTGGGCCTGGCAAGGGAGTTGGGGGGCATCCGGGTGAGTAG
- a CDS encoding DUF4230 domain-containing protein yields MTTPVRKPTSPVERPARRMPGWAKALTALVLVLVVLFAGLRLSVVPGLKDLFGSETRDRSGPALLKSVQDISRYDAASGNFQVVVDLEKDARFLPDAIRGTRTLYVGAGTVDAFVDLGKVAEEDVTVDDARTSATLRLPHAALGEPALDPDRSYAVSKQRGLLDRLGDLFSDNPNGEQAVQKLAARHIGDAAKDSELKARAESNTTAMLRGLLTSLGFEKVRVTYGA; encoded by the coding sequence ATGACGACTCCCGTCAGGAAGCCCACCAGTCCCGTCGAGAGGCCCGCGCGGCGCATGCCCGGCTGGGCGAAGGCGCTGACCGCGCTGGTGCTCGTGCTCGTCGTGCTGTTCGCGGGGCTGCGCCTGAGTGTCGTACCGGGGCTGAAGGACCTGTTCGGCTCCGAGACCCGGGACCGTTCGGGCCCCGCGCTGCTGAAGTCCGTCCAGGACATCAGCCGGTACGACGCCGCGTCCGGCAACTTCCAGGTCGTCGTGGACCTGGAGAAGGACGCCAGGTTCCTGCCCGACGCGATCCGCGGCACCCGCACCCTGTACGTCGGGGCCGGCACCGTCGACGCCTTCGTCGACCTCGGAAAGGTGGCCGAGGAGGACGTGACGGTCGACGACGCGCGGACCTCGGCCACGCTCCGGCTGCCGCACGCCGCGCTGGGCGAACCGGCGCTCGACCCCGACCGTTCCTACGCGGTCTCCAAGCAGCGCGGGCTGCTCGACCGGCTCGGCGACCTGTTCTCGGACAACCCGAACGGCGAGCAGGCCGTGCAGAAGCTCGCCGCCCGGCACATCGGCGACGCGGCGAAGGACAGCGAGCTGAAGGCGCGGGCGGAGAGCAACACCACCGCCATGCTCCGGGGGCTGCTGACCTCCCTCGGCTTCGAGAAGGTACGGGTGACGTACGGGGCCTAG
- a CDS encoding complex I subunit 5 family protein yields the protein MHHLLPLLVAVPLLGAALLAAAGRHVPRFVAESTACAVAAGTAALAVLLLTHSSPPLTEWVGGWEPVAGHSVGIALTGDGPGLGTAALVSVLTLAALAYSWRSFDEPPHGHAGAFPALVLVFQAGMCGFAIAGDLFNAFVWFELMSVVAYALTGHRVEEARAVQGALTFAVVNSLGAYALLMGIALLYARTGELALARIGGALDADGPPDALVLTGFVLVLTGLLVKAAAVPFHFWLPDAHAVAPTPVCMLLSGVMVELGVFGVWRVYDTVFSGPGGLPAADAERVLTVLGALTAALGAVMCWHQRHIKRLLAYSTIAHTGLFLLGVGTLTPEGDDGVALYVVGHAGVKAALFACAGVLLDRYGSVDEHVLHGRARPLRGVGAMVVAGALGLAGLPPFGTALGKSLTEEAVGGPLTVLYVLASAVTAAAVLRVAARVFWGLGPAPEDADGGGGGDAYETTGAGEEPETRQRLGQVPDTMTAVPALLLAGALAAGAVPGFGNAVAHAMSEATSAGLVHTSVHWTPLGVGLGLLSTVLAVALAAVAVGRPGLLVVPDRVLPLRRLQSGHVGDYVAWLLVGTALLGALALPGVLSG from the coding sequence ATGCACCATCTGCTGCCCCTCCTCGTCGCCGTCCCGCTGCTCGGCGCCGCCCTGCTCGCCGCCGCGGGCAGACACGTGCCCCGCTTCGTCGCGGAGAGCACGGCCTGCGCCGTCGCGGCCGGCACCGCCGCGCTCGCGGTCCTCCTGCTGACGCACTCCTCGCCGCCGCTGACCGAGTGGGTGGGCGGCTGGGAGCCCGTGGCCGGCCACAGCGTCGGCATCGCCCTGACGGGGGACGGCCCCGGACTCGGCACGGCCGCGCTGGTGTCCGTGCTGACCCTCGCCGCCCTCGCCTACTCCTGGCGCTCCTTCGACGAGCCGCCGCACGGCCACGCCGGGGCGTTTCCGGCGCTCGTGCTGGTCTTCCAGGCCGGCATGTGCGGCTTCGCGATCGCGGGCGACCTGTTCAACGCGTTCGTCTGGTTCGAGCTGATGAGCGTCGTCGCCTACGCCCTGACCGGTCACCGGGTCGAGGAGGCCAGGGCCGTGCAGGGCGCGCTGACCTTCGCCGTGGTCAACTCCCTGGGCGCCTACGCCCTGCTCATGGGCATCGCGCTGCTCTACGCCCGGACCGGCGAACTCGCCCTCGCCCGGATCGGCGGCGCGCTGGACGCCGACGGCCCGCCCGACGCACTGGTGCTGACCGGTTTCGTCCTCGTCCTGACCGGCCTGCTGGTCAAGGCGGCGGCCGTCCCCTTCCACTTCTGGCTGCCGGACGCGCACGCCGTCGCTCCCACCCCGGTGTGCATGCTGCTCTCCGGCGTCATGGTCGAGCTGGGCGTCTTCGGCGTCTGGCGGGTCTACGACACCGTGTTCTCGGGCCCCGGCGGGCTGCCCGCCGCCGACGCGGAGCGGGTGCTGACGGTGCTCGGCGCGCTCACGGCGGCGCTCGGCGCCGTGATGTGCTGGCACCAGCGGCACATCAAACGGCTCCTCGCGTACTCGACGATCGCGCACACCGGTCTGTTCCTGCTGGGCGTCGGCACCCTCACGCCCGAGGGCGACGACGGGGTCGCGCTGTACGTCGTCGGGCACGCCGGGGTGAAGGCCGCGCTGTTCGCCTGCGCGGGGGTTCTCCTCGACCGGTACGGCAGCGTCGACGAACACGTCCTGCACGGCCGCGCCCGTCCGCTGCGCGGCGTCGGCGCGATGGTCGTCGCCGGCGCGCTGGGCCTCGCGGGGCTGCCGCCGTTCGGCACGGCGCTCGGCAAGTCCCTCACCGAGGAGGCGGTGGGCGGCCCGCTCACCGTGCTCTACGTCCTGGCGAGCGCGGTCACCGCGGCCGCCGTGCTGCGGGTCGCGGCCCGGGTGTTCTGGGGCCTGGGCCCCGCACCCGAGGACGCCGACGGAGGGGGCGGGGGCGACGCGTACGAGACGACCGGCGCGGGGGAGGAGCCGGAGACCCGCCAGCGGCTCGGCCAGGTGCCCGACACCATGACGGCCGTTCCCGCCCTCCTGCTCGCCGGGGCCCTCGCGGCCGGTGCCGTCCCCGGTTTCGGCAACGCGGTGGCGCACGCGATGAGCGAGGCCACCTCGGCCGGTCTGGTCCACACCTCCGTGCACTGGACGCCCCTGGGCGTCGGCCTGGGACTCCTGTCGACCGTCCTGGCCGTGGCGCTGGCGGCCGTCGCCGTCGGCCGGCCCGGGCTGCTCGTCGTCCCGGACCGGGTGCTGCCCCTGCGGCGGCTGCAGTCCGGGCACGTCGGCGACTACGTGGCGTGGCTGCTGGTGGGCACCGCCCTGCTGGGGGCGCTGGCCCTGCCCGGCGTGCTGTCCGGGTGA
- a CDS encoding sodium:proton antiporter gives MSEPTHMLPYLVAAWVFLAGCYGLATSRDLVHAVGCLSVCQAATYVLLLAVGYRDGATAPVFSDLAPGSRPVVDPVVQALALTDVVVGATVTALLLALVVQVAKRHGTVDPDELSELRG, from the coding sequence ATGTCCGAGCCGACGCACATGCTGCCCTACCTGGTGGCCGCCTGGGTCTTCCTGGCCGGCTGCTACGGCCTGGCCACCAGCCGCGACCTGGTCCACGCCGTGGGCTGTCTGTCCGTGTGCCAGGCCGCCACCTACGTCCTGCTGCTGGCCGTGGGCTACCGCGACGGCGCCACCGCACCGGTCTTCTCCGACCTCGCACCCGGCTCCCGGCCGGTGGTCGACCCCGTGGTCCAGGCCCTCGCCCTGACCGACGTCGTGGTCGGCGCCACCGTCACCGCCCTCCTGCTGGCCCTCGTCGTGCAGGTCGCCAAGCGGCACGGCACCGTCGACCCCGACGAACTGAGCGAGCTGCGCGGCTGA
- a CDS encoding MnhB domain-containing protein encodes MSPRTRLWLVAAGGAGLAALLVAAGLDLPRFGGDRHPYGDRAVEASLSRHTANTVASVTFDQRAYDTLGEMSILFAAVLGCVVLLRQTRDEHRARPEPAAVSRPVRRYALLVLPVALLTGLYVVAHGQVSPGGGFQGGVVAATALHLLYLGADYRALERVRPLVPYETGDALAASAYLVTGLAALLGGSAFLANTPLPYGTFNTLASAGTVPLLNAAIGMEVACAVVVLLAGFLDQAVEIVDEGENAQGPDDAGRRGK; translated from the coding sequence GTGAGCCCCCGCACCCGACTGTGGCTGGTGGCCGCGGGCGGCGCCGGTCTCGCCGCGCTCCTCGTGGCCGCCGGCCTGGACCTGCCCCGCTTCGGCGGCGACCGGCACCCCTACGGCGACCGGGCCGTCGAGGCGTCCCTGAGCCGGCACACCGCCAACACTGTCGCCTCCGTCACCTTCGACCAGCGGGCCTACGACACGCTCGGCGAGATGAGCATCCTGTTCGCGGCGGTCCTCGGCTGCGTGGTCCTGCTGCGCCAGACCCGCGACGAGCACCGGGCCCGCCCCGAACCGGCCGCCGTCTCCCGGCCCGTGCGCCGCTACGCCCTGCTCGTGCTGCCGGTCGCCCTGCTGACCGGCCTCTACGTCGTCGCCCACGGCCAGGTCAGCCCCGGCGGCGGCTTCCAGGGCGGCGTCGTCGCCGCCACCGCCCTGCACCTGCTCTACCTGGGCGCCGACTACCGCGCCCTCGAACGCGTACGCCCCCTCGTCCCCTACGAGACGGGGGACGCGCTCGCCGCCTCCGCCTACCTCGTCACCGGCCTGGCCGCCCTGCTCGGCGGCTCCGCCTTCCTCGCCAACACGCCGCTCCCGTACGGCACGTTCAACACGCTCGCCTCCGCGGGCACCGTCCCGCTGCTGAACGCCGCGATCGGCATGGAGGTCGCCTGCGCGGTCGTCGTCCTGCTCGCCGGGTTCCTGGACCAGGCCGTGGAGATCGTGGACGAGGGCGAGAACGCCCAGGGACCCGACGACGCCGGCCGGCGCGGGAAGTGA
- a CDS encoding hydrogenase subunit MbhD domain-containing protein, with translation MTEAVIVIALLLVAVSATAAVAVRDPVRQSLVLAVLGVVLAVLFTVLQAPDVALSQLAVGSALTPLLLMLTVRKVRRRGQRGRGGPAARRGRESGR, from the coding sequence GTGACTGAGGCCGTGATCGTCATCGCGCTGCTGCTGGTCGCCGTGTCCGCCACGGCGGCGGTGGCGGTCCGCGACCCGGTGCGCCAGTCGCTGGTCCTGGCCGTCCTCGGCGTCGTCCTCGCCGTGCTGTTCACCGTGCTCCAGGCACCCGACGTCGCCCTGTCGCAGCTGGCGGTGGGCTCCGCCCTGACCCCCCTCCTGCTCATGCTGACGGTCCGCAAGGTGCGCCGGCGCGGGCAGCGCGGGCGCGGCGGGCCCGCCGCGCGGCGCGGAAGGGAGAGCGGCCGGTGA
- a CDS encoding MrpF/PhaF family protein, with protein MNGWILAAAVVLAAGVGATLWGVVTGPLRRRAAAQNLCTALACPVLLLLAQGYERPAYVDLALVLAVLGPVGTLVFARLLADELTDDPPHARGPALTAAALGAAVVVAVGVATGPGRALVKLLVVGALLVGGNLVASRALAGGMQEGPS; from the coding sequence GTGAACGGCTGGATCCTCGCCGCCGCCGTGGTACTCGCCGCGGGTGTCGGAGCCACCCTCTGGGGCGTGGTGACCGGCCCCCTGCGCCGGCGCGCCGCCGCTCAGAACCTGTGCACGGCGCTGGCCTGCCCCGTCCTCCTGCTGCTGGCCCAGGGCTACGAACGGCCCGCGTACGTCGACCTCGCCCTCGTGCTCGCCGTCCTCGGGCCCGTGGGCACGCTCGTCTTCGCCCGGCTGCTCGCCGACGAACTGACCGACGACCCGCCGCACGCCCGGGGCCCGGCCCTCACCGCGGCCGCCCTCGGCGCCGCGGTCGTGGTGGCGGTGGGTGTGGCCACCGGCCCGGGCAGGGCCCTGGTCAAGCTGCTGGTCGTCGGGGCACTGCTGGTCGGCGGCAACCTGGTCGCCTCCCGGGCCCTCGCCGGCGGAATGCAGGAGGGCCCGTCGTGA
- a CDS encoding VanZ family protein, producing the protein MARAASGPRSRPRPRAGKPRDGDRPERHTLALPLRLLATACAFVFMVAFAVVLARLTLHPSPASEALTHTNLHPGRSLKAYLDQPALRDAVKQIGGNILLGVPFGVLVPVVAPRTRGVLRVLALTAFVMLLVECAQGALVAGRAFDVDDVILNTGGALIGYLLLGRRMSRTVHARGGRT; encoded by the coding sequence ATGGCTCGTGCCGCCTCAGGACCGCGTTCGCGGCCGCGCCCCCGCGCCGGCAAACCGCGGGACGGCGACCGTCCCGAACGGCACACACTCGCCCTGCCGTTGCGGCTGCTGGCGACGGCGTGCGCGTTCGTCTTCATGGTGGCGTTCGCGGTGGTGCTGGCGCGGCTGACCCTGCACCCCTCCCCCGCGTCCGAGGCCCTGACGCACACCAACCTGCACCCCGGACGCTCGCTGAAGGCGTATCTGGACCAGCCCGCCCTGCGCGACGCGGTCAAACAGATCGGCGGGAACATCCTGCTCGGCGTGCCGTTCGGTGTGCTGGTCCCGGTCGTCGCACCGCGCACACGCGGGGTGCTGCGCGTACTGGCGCTGACGGCCTTCGTGATGCTGCTGGTGGAGTGCGCGCAGGGCGCCCTGGTCGCCGGGCGGGCCTTCGACGTCGACGACGTCATCCTCAACACCGGTGGGGCGCTGATCGGTTACCTGCTCCTCGGCCGACGCATGAGCCGTACGGTGCACGCGCGCGGGGGACGTACCTGA
- a CDS encoding glycoside hydrolase family 16 protein, whose amino-acid sequence MARPRLLRRCLLAAALSAGLAASLVTGPAQADPETSRAAGSAGSVGVSSSAAAAVAFSDTFDGPAGAAVDSSKWQIETGDNVNNHERQYYTSGNGNAALDGQGHLVVTARKENPANYQCWYGTCQYTSARLNTSGKFTAQYGHVEARMKVPRGQGMWPAFWMLGTPVNWPDSGEIDIMENVGFEPSTVHGTIHGPGYSGSGGIGAGYTLPGGQAFADAFHTFAVDWAPDSITWSVDGTVYQRRTPADLGGKQWVFNKPYFLILNLAVGGYWPGDPDGSTVFPQTLVVDHVSVTTGETPAGGAIRGLAGKCVDVAAANSANGTPVQLYDCNGTAAQQWTVGSDGTVRALGKCLDVNAGGTADGTVVQLWDCNGSAAQRWVVTAARDIVNPQADKCLDVTGNNSANGTRLQIWTCTGGANQKWTVG is encoded by the coding sequence GTGGCCCGCCCACGCCTGCTCCGCAGATGCCTCCTCGCCGCCGCCCTGTCCGCCGGGCTGGCCGCGTCCCTCGTGACCGGCCCCGCCCAGGCGGACCCGGAAACCTCCCGGGCCGCAGGGTCCGCCGGATCGGTCGGCGTCTCGTCCTCCGCGGCCGCTGCCGTTGCCTTCTCCGACACCTTCGACGGCCCGGCCGGCGCGGCCGTCGACTCCTCGAAGTGGCAGATCGAGACCGGCGACAACGTCAACAACCACGAGCGGCAGTACTACACCTCCGGCAACGGGAACGCGGCCCTGGACGGCCAGGGCCACCTGGTCGTCACCGCCCGCAAGGAGAACCCGGCCAACTACCAGTGCTGGTACGGCACCTGCCAGTACACCTCCGCCCGGCTCAACACCTCGGGGAAGTTCACGGCGCAGTACGGCCACGTCGAAGCACGGATGAAGGTGCCGCGCGGCCAGGGCATGTGGCCCGCGTTCTGGATGCTGGGCACCCCGGTGAACTGGCCGGACTCCGGCGAGATCGACATCATGGAGAACGTCGGCTTCGAGCCCTCCACCGTGCACGGCACGATCCACGGCCCCGGCTACTCCGGCTCGGGCGGCATCGGCGCGGGGTACACCCTGCCGGGCGGCCAGGCCTTCGCTGACGCCTTCCACACCTTCGCCGTCGACTGGGCGCCCGACTCCATCACCTGGTCGGTGGACGGCACCGTCTACCAGCGGCGCACCCCGGCCGACCTGGGCGGGAAGCAGTGGGTGTTCAACAAGCCGTACTTCCTGATCCTGAACCTGGCGGTCGGCGGCTACTGGCCCGGCGACCCGGACGGCTCCACGGTCTTTCCGCAGACCCTCGTCGTCGACCACGTGTCGGTGACGACGGGCGAGACTCCGGCCGGCGGCGCGATCCGCGGCCTGGCCGGCAAGTGCGTGGACGTCGCCGCGGCGAACAGCGCGAACGGCACGCCCGTACAGCTCTACGACTGCAACGGCACGGCGGCCCAGCAGTGGACGGTGGGCTCCGACGGCACGGTCCGGGCGCTGGGCAAGTGCCTGGACGTCAACGCCGGCGGCACCGCGGACGGCACCGTCGTCCAGCTGTGGGACTGCAACGGCAGCGCCGCCCAGCGCTGGGTGGTCACCGCCGCGCGCGACATCGTCAATCCCCAGGCCGACAAGTGCCTCGACGTCACCGGCAACAACTCGGCCAACGGCACCCGGCTGCAGATCTGGACCTGCACGGGCGGCGCCAACCAGAAGTGGACCGTCGGCTGA